A window of the Bradyrhizobium ottawaense genome harbors these coding sequences:
- a CDS encoding alpha/beta hydrolase, translated as MSDAISVQRSAATTPSDLNLPNIPGPLRALMAEVGPKWRDDTRGHVDLMIAEFSEVLKLTSRDGVTVHRDIPYGPHERQHLDVFLPTGNVMAPPVVLFVHGGAFVSGHRNRSEQIYSNVLCYLAQRGIAAVNVGYRLATHAAYPGATLDIAAAVDWARAHAHEYGWNPDRVFLMSHSAGAAHAGSYAYDPAFSSAGRPPLAGMIVVSGRVRIDNLAENPNAKRVEQYYGTDASRFEGYSPVHHINRDSVATFVAWAEFENPLIDVYCAELVFRLAEAKRKSPPMMWLPGHNHTSAIAHIGTSDDLLGKAIVNFVTNPR; from the coding sequence ATGTCAGACGCCATATCTGTTCAACGAAGTGCGGCAACCACGCCCTCCGATTTGAATCTGCCGAATATTCCCGGACCGCTGCGCGCGCTGATGGCCGAGGTCGGCCCGAAATGGCGCGACGATACCAGAGGTCACGTCGACTTGATGATTGCAGAGTTCTCGGAAGTCCTGAAACTGACTTCCCGGGACGGCGTGACCGTGCATCGTGACATCCCCTACGGGCCGCATGAGAGGCAGCACCTCGATGTGTTCCTGCCGACCGGGAATGTCATGGCGCCACCTGTCGTGCTGTTCGTTCATGGCGGCGCGTTTGTCAGCGGGCACCGTAACCGGAGCGAGCAAATATACTCGAATGTCCTGTGCTATCTCGCCCAACGCGGCATCGCGGCGGTCAACGTCGGATATCGACTGGCCACGCATGCGGCATATCCCGGCGCCACGCTGGACATCGCCGCAGCCGTTGATTGGGCCCGCGCCCATGCACATGAATATGGCTGGAACCCCGACAGGGTATTCCTGATGTCCCATTCGGCCGGCGCCGCTCACGCTGGAAGCTACGCCTACGATCCCGCGTTCTCATCGGCCGGAAGACCGCCGCTCGCCGGGATGATCGTGGTGAGCGGCAGGGTCAGGATCGACAACCTCGCAGAGAATCCGAACGCGAAGCGGGTCGAACAATATTACGGCACCGACGCTTCGCGGTTCGAAGGCTATTCTCCCGTGCACCACATCAATCGAGACAGCGTCGCGACGTTCGTTGCCTGGGCGGAGTTCGAGAACCCGCTGATCGACGTATACTGCGCCGAGCTGGTGTTTCGTCTGGCGGAAGCAAAGCGGAAGTCCCCTCCCATGATGTGGTTGCCCGGTCACAATCACACGTCTGCCATCGCGCATATCGGCACATCGGACGACCTGCTCGGGAAGGCGATCGTGAATTTCGTAACAAACCCACGGTAG
- a CDS encoding FAD-dependent monooxygenase: MFEADVVVVGAGPVGLTTSIALSQHGVSHIVVERHPSTSIAPKARGINARTMEMYRQMGVEGDIRAAGMPARFGGMILWAESLAGKEINRLTPGRATPAGQAVSPVANCGCSQDVLEPVLRRHAEALAPGGINFNTELCDLRHEGGGVTGVLKDHVSGETNPFRARYLVAADGTRSFVREKLGIGRSGEKDIYDSVNVHFRADLRPWVEDRPAALYLIEQPELRATFLTVNGSDRWGFLVHSLSAYDFTKENLTPERCIELVRRAVGVADLPVEVLGINFWNCSAMVADSFRSGNVFLVGDAAHETTPSGGFGMNLGVQDAQNLAWKIAAVLHGAADPSLLDSYEAERRPHALEVVQATLLNMQSFDRTKRQAEARLPRKEFLNERGLIFGARYQSLAVVPDGSKPPEVSDPVTEYVPSAHPGCRAPHVWLENKGQRISTIDLLGRGFVLLAAAGGAFWRSAASQHGLPRIDVRVLGEDIVDSEGAWMAAYGVGEGGAVLVRPDGYVAWRVASAPADPARALTEAFGQIFARAALKQAV; this comes from the coding sequence ATGTTTGAGGCGGACGTCGTGGTCGTTGGTGCGGGGCCGGTCGGGTTGACGACATCGATCGCTCTTTCTCAGCACGGCGTCAGTCACATCGTGGTCGAGCGCCATCCGAGCACCTCGATCGCGCCCAAGGCCCGCGGCATCAATGCGCGCACCATGGAAATGTACCGGCAGATGGGCGTCGAAGGCGACATCCGTGCTGCGGGGATGCCCGCGAGATTCGGAGGCATGATCCTCTGGGCGGAAAGCCTGGCGGGCAAGGAAATCAACCGTCTCACGCCAGGCAGGGCAACGCCGGCGGGGCAGGCGGTATCGCCGGTCGCCAACTGTGGCTGCTCGCAGGATGTCCTCGAGCCGGTGCTGCGCCGCCACGCGGAAGCGTTGGCCCCCGGTGGCATCAACTTCAACACCGAGCTCTGCGACTTGCGGCACGAAGGCGGCGGCGTGACCGGTGTGCTGAAGGACCATGTGAGCGGCGAGACAAATCCATTTCGCGCGCGCTACCTCGTCGCCGCCGACGGAACGCGGAGTTTCGTCCGGGAGAAGCTCGGGATCGGCAGGTCAGGCGAAAAGGACATCTACGATTCGGTGAACGTGCACTTTCGTGCGGATCTACGGCCGTGGGTCGAAGACCGGCCGGCCGCACTCTATCTCATCGAGCAACCGGAACTCCGGGCGACATTTCTCACGGTGAACGGCAGCGATCGTTGGGGCTTCCTGGTGCACAGCCTGAGCGCCTACGATTTCACGAAGGAGAACCTCACGCCGGAGCGATGCATCGAGCTGGTTCGCCGGGCCGTCGGGGTCGCCGACCTTCCGGTGGAAGTCCTCGGCATCAACTTCTGGAATTGCTCGGCCATGGTCGCGGACAGCTTCCGCAGCGGCAACGTATTTCTGGTTGGCGACGCCGCCCATGAGACCACGCCGAGCGGCGGCTTCGGCATGAATCTGGGCGTGCAGGACGCACAGAACCTGGCCTGGAAGATCGCGGCCGTGCTTCACGGCGCGGCAGACCCCTCGCTGCTCGACAGCTACGAAGCCGAACGTCGGCCTCACGCCCTGGAAGTCGTGCAGGCGACGCTGCTGAACATGCAGAGTTTCGACCGTACCAAGCGCCAGGCGGAGGCGCGGCTGCCGCGAAAGGAATTTCTCAACGAACGCGGCCTCATCTTCGGCGCGCGATATCAATCGCTGGCCGTCGTGCCCGACGGCTCGAAGCCGCCGGAAGTGAGCGATCCCGTCACCGAGTATGTGCCGTCGGCTCATCCCGGCTGTCGCGCACCGCACGTCTGGCTGGAAAATAAAGGCCAAAGGATCTCGACGATCGATCTCCTCGGCCGTGGTTTCGTGCTGCTGGCGGCCGCTGGCGGCGCGTTCTGGCGGTCCGCGGCCAGCCAGCACGGCCTGCCGCGCATCGACGTGCGGGTTCTTGGCGAAGACATCGTCGATTCCGAGGGGGCATGGATGGCCGCCTACGGGGTAGGGGAAGGGGGCGCCGTGCTTGTGCGCCCCGACGGATATGTCGCCTGGCGCGTTGCGTCGGCGCCCGCCGATCCCGCGCGCGCTCTCACTGAGGCTTTCGGCCAGATCTTCGCTCGCGCGGCCTTGAAGCAGGCCGTCTAG
- a CDS encoding serine hydrolase domain-containing protein: MVSHIAGDFHPGAQLAVARHGKLALYRGFGNATVDPSRPVDERTLFPLFSNTKVITAAAVWTLVEEGKLRFSDRVAEHVPGFEAHGKEGVTVAHLLTHQAGFPAAEVTPECFMDRERLRRAVCEFKLEWPPGSRSIYHRTAAHWVVAVLIEAITGNDYRDEIRKRVIEPLRLTREMFLGLPEAEDHRAAAMYTPRQTEKWPLDPMVSAPLFRRSGIPGAGGYATARAMAVFYQMMAQGGTWGGVRIVSPRMIDYVTRDFTGDLVDDYTGYPMHRGLGPFSLGQSGHPGLGAIGHPRTFGHSGVGTSYCWADPTSGLSFAFLSNCRRDNAWHNKRMDTLSTLIHASILG; this comes from the coding sequence GTGGTTTCCCATATCGCGGGTGATTTCCATCCGGGCGCGCAGCTCGCTGTGGCGCGGCATGGCAAGCTCGCGCTTTACCGCGGCTTCGGCAACGCGACGGTCGACCCCTCGCGTCCTGTTGACGAGCGGACGCTGTTTCCGCTGTTTTCGAACACCAAAGTCATCACCGCGGCGGCGGTCTGGACGCTGGTCGAGGAAGGCAAACTTCGCTTCTCGGACCGTGTCGCGGAACATGTTCCCGGATTCGAGGCGCATGGAAAGGAAGGCGTTACGGTTGCGCATCTTCTGACGCACCAGGCGGGGTTCCCCGCCGCGGAAGTGACTCCGGAATGTTTCATGGATCGCGAACGGCTTCGACGTGCGGTTTGCGAGTTCAAGCTCGAATGGCCGCCGGGTTCTCGCTCGATCTACCATCGCACGGCGGCCCATTGGGTCGTTGCGGTGCTGATCGAAGCGATCACCGGCAACGACTACCGCGACGAAATACGCAAACGGGTGATCGAACCGCTGCGGCTCACCCGGGAGATGTTTCTGGGCCTGCCCGAGGCGGAGGATCATCGCGCCGCCGCGATGTACACGCCCAGGCAGACGGAGAAATGGCCGCTCGACCCGATGGTGTCGGCGCCCCTGTTCAGGCGCTCGGGGATCCCGGGGGCCGGCGGTTACGCGACGGCGCGCGCGATGGCCGTCTTCTACCAGATGATGGCGCAGGGCGGCACGTGGGGCGGGGTGCGTATCGTCTCGCCGCGGATGATCGACTATGTGACCCGCGACTTCACCGGCGATCTGGTCGACGACTATACCGGCTACCCGATGCATCGCGGTCTCGGCCCGTTCTCTCTCGGTCAATCCGGGCATCCGGGCCTGGGAGCCATCGGGCATCCGCGCACCTTCGGACACAGCGGCGTCGGCACGTCCTACTGCTGGGCCGATCCGACCAGCGGACTGTCATTCGCCTTCCTGAGCAACTGCCGTCGCGACAACGCGTGGCACAACAAGCGCATGGACACGCTGAGCACGCTCATCCATGCGTCGATCCTGGGATGA
- a CDS encoding spinster family MFS transporter, producing the protein MTIAIPDTPGIPQAERVEVRVTWYAWYVTFILTACYTLSFLDNKIPFILVQLIKRDLSLTDTQMGILAGPAFSLTYAICTIPLAKLSDRFSRKYVIVGAVTIWSAFTASCGFAHSFALFMFGRVGVAFGESALTPAAHSMIADYFPERQRAKVIAIYFTGIAVGGFLALSVGGFLADRYGWRSAMYAVGATGIVLSLLMLTTVREPVREQKNPARKLSEGSLVALFAHPAIRNTIIGGTLLGMAFASSSAWSPAYIMRSYGMSASATGASLGALSGTIALAGTLLGGFLASWFSRKDIRYGHRFLAIAFLLAAPLNVISFFVDSYPLFLLFHAMAALLVITYPGPTYATIQSLVEPGSRSFAAAVTLFCIQGIGIAFGAFFTGYLSDQLAGQFGQNSLRWSIAAMSLLSIGAAFHYWAASNHMGVRKGGQS; encoded by the coding sequence TTGACCATAGCCATTCCGGATACGCCGGGCATTCCACAAGCAGAGCGGGTCGAAGTTCGCGTCACATGGTACGCCTGGTATGTGACGTTCATCCTCACTGCTTGTTACACACTGTCATTCCTGGATAACAAGATTCCATTTATTCTGGTGCAGCTGATCAAGAGGGATCTTTCGCTGACCGACACCCAGATGGGTATCCTGGCCGGACCGGCATTTTCGCTGACCTATGCGATATGCACCATTCCTTTGGCGAAATTGTCAGATAGGTTTTCCCGAAAATATGTCATCGTCGGCGCGGTGACGATCTGGAGTGCATTCACGGCGTCATGTGGTTTCGCTCACTCGTTCGCTTTATTTATGTTTGGCAGGGTCGGCGTTGCATTTGGCGAATCGGCGCTTACGCCAGCGGCGCATTCGATGATTGCCGACTACTTTCCCGAACGGCAGCGCGCCAAGGTCATCGCGATCTATTTCACCGGCATCGCCGTGGGAGGCTTCCTTGCTCTTTCAGTTGGCGGATTTCTGGCCGATCGTTACGGCTGGCGTTCTGCAATGTATGCCGTAGGCGCTACGGGAATTGTACTTTCGCTGCTGATGCTCACGACGGTGAGAGAACCTGTTCGAGAACAGAAAAATCCGGCGCGAAAGTTGTCGGAGGGCAGTCTGGTCGCGCTATTTGCTCATCCCGCAATTCGAAATACGATCATTGGCGGCACTTTGCTCGGGATGGCATTCGCATCGTCAAGCGCCTGGTCTCCGGCTTACATTATGCGTAGCTACGGCATGTCAGCCTCGGCCACTGGCGCAAGTCTCGGTGCGCTGTCGGGGACGATAGCCCTCGCTGGAACGCTATTGGGAGGTTTTCTTGCGAGCTGGTTTTCCCGCAAGGACATACGCTACGGCCACCGATTTCTAGCGATCGCTTTCCTTTTGGCTGCGCCCTTAAACGTCATCTCCTTCTTCGTGGACAGCTATCCACTGTTCCTGCTCTTCCACGCAATGGCGGCCTTGCTTGTGATAACCTATCCGGGCCCCACCTATGCAACCATACAGTCGCTTGTGGAGCCGGGGTCGCGAAGTTTCGCGGCGGCAGTCACGCTCTTCTGTATCCAGGGCATTGGCATTGCATTCGGTGCCTTTTTCACGGGTTATCTCAGCGATCAACTGGCTGGGCAGTTTGGCCAGAACTCGTTGCGCTGGTCCATTGCTGCCATGTCGCTTTTGTCCATTGGGGCTGCCTTTCACTATTGGGCAGCGTCAAACCATATGGGTGTTCGAAAGGGAGGACAGTCTTGA
- a CDS encoding Bug family tripartite tricarboxylate transporter substrate binding protein: protein MRHAALVSAVVVTLVGLAIGVRNAEAAFPDRTIRIIVPFAPGGPIDAIARPLATTMQEILGATVVIENRSGAGGITGSESVASAAADGYTLLMTTGSHIGNKVFNSAQVRYDPLLGFTPVAGLIESNGIVLLARKEMPADSIATLNAYAKTQPNGLTYGHAGIGNISYIAGELLKVQAGMPLSGIPYRGTAAAMSDLVGGQVDLCFVGISGARSYVDNGQVKVIASTGAERAPVLPGVPTMREAGFPDFVVLGYIGLWAPRDTPKAVVTRLYDAVREALARPNIRQLLSTFGAATEATPPDEFARFLERDFATQQRWARELGVIPK, encoded by the coding sequence ATGCGTCATGCGGCATTGGTATCGGCAGTTGTCGTCACCCTGGTTGGTCTCGCCATAGGGGTTCGGAACGCCGAAGCCGCGTTCCCGGACCGCACGATCCGGATCATCGTGCCGTTTGCCCCCGGTGGCCCTATCGACGCCATCGCGCGTCCATTGGCCACGACGATGCAGGAAATACTGGGCGCGACCGTGGTCATCGAAAACCGCTCCGGCGCCGGTGGCATCACCGGGTCGGAGTCGGTGGCGAGTGCCGCCGCTGACGGATACACGCTGCTGATGACGACGGGATCGCACATCGGCAATAAGGTGTTCAACTCCGCACAGGTTCGCTACGATCCCTTGCTGGGCTTTACGCCGGTGGCGGGGCTGATCGAATCCAACGGAATTGTTCTTCTCGCGCGCAAGGAGATGCCTGCCGACTCGATCGCCACCCTCAATGCCTACGCGAAAACCCAACCGAATGGCCTGACCTACGGACACGCCGGCATCGGCAACATTTCGTACATCGCCGGGGAGCTGCTCAAGGTGCAGGCCGGCATGCCGCTTTCCGGCATTCCATATCGCGGCACTGCCGCCGCCATGAGCGATCTGGTCGGCGGTCAGGTCGATCTGTGTTTTGTAGGCATTTCCGGTGCGCGCAGTTACGTCGATAACGGACAGGTCAAGGTCATCGCCTCGACCGGCGCGGAACGTGCTCCGGTTCTTCCCGGCGTGCCGACGATGCGGGAGGCCGGCTTCCCGGATTTCGTGGTGCTCGGCTATATCGGCCTGTGGGCTCCGCGCGACACGCCGAAGGCCGTCGTGACGCGCCTCTACGATGCCGTCAGGGAGGCGCTGGCGCGTCCAAACATCCGGCAATTGCTTTCGACTTTCGGAGCGGCGACGGAGGCCACGCCCCCGGACGAGTTTGCGCGTTTCCTGGAACGCGATTTCGCTACCCAGCAGCGTTGGGCGCGCGAGCTTGGCGTCATCCCGAAATAG
- a CDS encoding FadR/GntR family transcriptional regulator, which translates to MTKSEQRSESVETNELLAFIAQHELAEGDKLPPERELASELGISRRALRHLLTRMELDGHIWRGRRNGTFLGRRTVGPISIDQRIVRGSPASVLETRLVVEPSMTAIAALKASEADLLNIETCMRRTTEVKNDEDWIKWDGAFHLAIAKATRNDVLVSLVTAFNEARSSGDWQALRLATITPEKRRKTIAHHRTICDMLRKRSADDASRAMRDHLLNTQRNLFE; encoded by the coding sequence GTGACCAAATCTGAGCAACGATCCGAATCCGTCGAGACCAACGAGCTGCTGGCCTTCATCGCGCAGCACGAGTTGGCTGAAGGCGACAAACTTCCGCCCGAACGTGAGCTTGCATCCGAACTGGGGATCAGCCGTCGCGCGTTGCGACATCTCCTGACCAGAATGGAACTTGACGGACATATCTGGCGAGGGCGACGCAACGGCACCTTTCTCGGTCGCCGAACGGTTGGGCCAATCAGCATCGACCAGCGCATCGTACGTGGAAGTCCGGCATCCGTGCTCGAGACCCGCCTCGTCGTCGAGCCTTCGATGACCGCGATCGCGGCACTGAAGGCCAGTGAAGCCGATCTCCTGAACATCGAGACCTGCATGCGGCGCACGACCGAGGTCAAGAACGACGAGGACTGGATCAAGTGGGACGGTGCATTTCACCTTGCCATCGCCAAGGCGACGCGAAACGACGTTCTCGTCAGCCTGGTCACCGCGTTCAACGAGGCGCGATCGTCCGGCGACTGGCAGGCTTTGCGCCTCGCAACCATCACGCCCGAGAAACGACGCAAGACCATCGCCCATCACCGCACGATCTGCGACATGCTGCGAAAACGATCCGCCGACGATGCCAGCCGGGCGATGCGGGATCACCTTCTGAACACGCAGCGAAATCTCTTCGAGTAG
- a CDS encoding GYD domain-containing protein — MHFCLTGQYTPRAVKNLLENPTQNRAEAAKKLVEAAGGKLVSFYGMPVKGPGVLTIFDVPEPGSAAAIAGLVVAADTLQNVKLMRLLTQEEVVEVRQKANKLKAAYSPPGN; from the coding sequence ATGCATTTCTGTCTTACCGGACAATACACGCCACGAGCCGTCAAGAACCTTCTCGAAAATCCCACGCAGAATCGCGCTGAAGCGGCCAAGAAGTTGGTCGAAGCGGCGGGTGGGAAATTGGTTTCATTCTACGGCATGCCCGTGAAAGGACCCGGTGTCTTGACGATATTCGATGTGCCCGAGCCCGGCTCGGCGGCCGCGATAGCTGGCCTCGTCGTCGCAGCCGACACCCTGCAAAACGTCAAGCTGATGCGTCTGCTGACACAGGAGGAGGTGGTGGAGGTTCGGCAGAAGGCAAACAAGCTTAAGGCTGCTTATTCTCCTCCCGGCAACTGA
- a CDS encoding IS110 family transposase has product MSHKTAATGAHTIGIDTGKNTLHLIGLDDKGAIVLREKIARGRIAARFANVPRCLIGIEAGMATHYVARELIALGHDVRQVPPAYAKPFRQGHKNDFRDAHAIAEAVQRPSTRCVPVKTDDQLDLQALHRVRSRLVGQRTAVINQIRGFLLEHGIAVRQGLRFLRQQLPDILAKRGDVLSPRMIRIIEDLSGDWRRLDERIQHITEEIEVLANSSESCRQLMTAPGIGPLIASAMVAAIGNGAAFAKGRDFAAWLGLVPKQMSTGDRTILGRISKRGNRYLRTMLMQGARVILLRPANWAKHSFGLWLTAAAQRLHHNVLATALANKLARIAWTVLAQGRSYEARVEPKVA; this is encoded by the coding sequence ATGTCCCATAAGACAGCCGCTACAGGCGCACACACCATCGGCATCGATACGGGCAAGAACACCCTGCATTTGATCGGCCTCGACGACAAGGGGGCAATCGTTTTGCGGGAGAAGATCGCCCGCGGCCGGATCGCAGCCCGGTTCGCCAATGTGCCGCGGTGCCTGATCGGAATCGAAGCTGGCATGGCGACCCACTACGTGGCTCGCGAGCTAATTGCGCTCGGTCATGACGTAAGGCAGGTACCACCAGCTTATGCCAAACCGTTCCGGCAAGGCCACAAGAACGACTTCAGAGACGCCCACGCGATCGCGGAAGCTGTGCAGCGGCCGTCGACACGCTGCGTTCCAGTTAAGACCGACGATCAGCTTGATCTACAAGCACTGCACCGGGTGCGATCTCGCCTGGTCGGCCAACGAACGGCTGTGATCAATCAGATCCGCGGCTTTCTCCTGGAGCATGGCATTGCGGTACGTCAGGGGCTTCGCTTCCTCCGCCAACAGCTTCCAGACATCCTGGCAAAACGCGGCGACGTGCTGTCACCTCGCATGATCAGGATCATAGAAGATCTCAGCGGCGATTGGCGGCGTCTTGATGAGCGTATCCAGCACATCACCGAAGAGATCGAGGTTTTGGCAAATAGCAGCGAGAGTTGCCGCCAATTGATGACCGCTCCGGGCATCGGCCCGCTCATCGCCAGCGCCATGGTAGCGGCCATTGGCAATGGTGCTGCCTTTGCCAAGGGCCGTGACTTTGCCGCCTGGCTCGGCTTGGTACCGAAGCAAATGTCGACCGGCGATCGGACGATCCTCGGGCGCATCAGCAAGCGCGGCAATCGCTATCTACGTACGATGTTAATGCAGGGTGCTCGCGTTATTTTGCTCAGGCCAGCAAACTGGGCGAAGCATAGCTTTGGGTTATGGCTCACCGCCGCAGCACAACGCTTACACCATAACGTCCTGGCAACCGCACTTGCCAATAAGCTGGCGCGGATCGCTTGGACTGTGTTGGCACAAGGTCGCAGCTACGAAGCGCGCGTCGAGCCAAAGGTCGCATAG
- a CDS encoding tetratricopeptide repeat protein produces MAILLAMPALAATSGDRGECAASADKPDVGFEACSRIIGDASVSVAQRVTAFKNRGRGSFNSKNYDRAIVDYGEAIKLSPKDAWAFAHRCEAYESKGDHDAAVADCTEAIRIDPKYGWAYNNRGVAYYGLHEYDAALADHAEAIRVDSGDAWAYARRGMAWTEKGEFDQAVADLTKAVTIDPKYAFGFGQRGHALFRKRLITKKSGWEPAIADYSEAIRLDPNLLWLYSSRGVAYSNNRQYDLAVPDCSEVIKREPKNAAGYNCRGVAYEGLKDYGRAIADYDQSIGITPKNGVAYWNRDNAYLALRRVDDAIRDYDQAIAINPKDFNAFNSRGKAWVAKGDSSRAVTDFTQAIQFGPSYVEAYNNRGLSYVVLGRRAEAIADFHKAQAIDPADPTSKQQLRVLGF; encoded by the coding sequence GTGGCTATCCTGCTTGCGATGCCGGCGCTCGCCGCCACGTCGGGCGACCGGGGCGAGTGCGCCGCCAGCGCCGACAAGCCCGACGTCGGCTTCGAGGCCTGCAGCCGCATTATCGGCGATGCAAGCGTGTCGGTGGCACAACGCGTTACGGCCTTCAAGAACCGGGGCCGCGGTTCCTTCAACAGCAAGAATTACGACCGCGCGATTGTCGACTACGGCGAGGCCATCAAGCTCAGCCCGAAAGACGCCTGGGCCTTTGCGCACCGCTGTGAGGCTTACGAGAGCAAAGGGGACCACGACGCGGCCGTTGCGGATTGCACCGAGGCGATCAGGATCGATCCGAAATATGGCTGGGCCTACAACAACCGTGGCGTCGCCTACTACGGTCTGCATGAATACGACGCAGCGCTGGCCGACCACGCCGAGGCGATCAGGGTCGACTCCGGGGATGCGTGGGCCTATGCCCGCCGCGGCATGGCGTGGACCGAAAAGGGTGAATTCGACCAGGCGGTCGCCGATCTCACCAAGGCGGTCACCATCGATCCGAAATACGCCTTTGGTTTTGGCCAAAGGGGACACGCGCTTTTCAGGAAGCGGTTGATCACGAAAAAAAGCGGATGGGAGCCTGCGATCGCGGACTACAGCGAGGCCATCAGGCTCGATCCAAATCTGCTCTGGCTGTATAGCTCGCGTGGCGTTGCCTACAGCAACAATCGCCAGTACGACCTCGCCGTTCCCGATTGCAGCGAGGTCATCAAGCGCGAACCAAAAAATGCCGCGGGGTACAATTGCCGCGGCGTCGCGTACGAAGGCTTGAAGGACTATGGCCGCGCGATCGCCGACTATGATCAGTCGATCGGGATCACTCCCAAGAACGGCGTGGCGTATTGGAATCGCGACAATGCGTATCTGGCGCTGCGCAGGGTCGATGACGCGATCCGGGACTATGACCAGGCGATCGCGATAAACCCCAAGGACTTCAACGCTTTCAACTCCCGCGGCAAAGCCTGGGTCGCAAAGGGTGACAGCAGCCGCGCGGTTACAGATTTCACGCAAGCGATCCAGTTCGGTCCATCTTATGTCGAGGCCTACAACAACCGCGGCCTCTCCTATGTCGTGCTGGGCCGCCGCGCCGAGGCGATCGCCGATTTCCACAAGGCGCAAGCGATCGACCCGGCCGACCCAACCAGCAAGCAACAGCTCCGCGTGCTCGGTTTCTGA
- a CDS encoding response regulator transcription factor, producing MTKVLLIEDDSETAEEITAELADRGFEVEWSANGIEGLDKARSSQPDAMIVDRLLPGMDGLTVIEALRKDEVRTPVLVLSALGAVDDRVRGLRMGGDDYLTKPFALVELVARVEALLRRPAESRETTLRAGPLELDLIERTAKRGDRVIDLLPREFRLLEYMMQRRDQLLTRAMLLEEVWNYKFVPATNLVDVHMGRLRHKVDGPGDVPMIHNVRGAGFILRTGP from the coding sequence ATGACAAAAGTGCTGCTGATCGAGGATGACAGCGAAACAGCTGAGGAAATTACAGCCGAGCTGGCCGATCGCGGTTTTGAGGTCGAATGGTCTGCCAACGGCATCGAAGGCCTCGACAAGGCACGATCATCGCAGCCCGATGCCATGATCGTCGATCGGCTGTTGCCCGGAATGGACGGGCTCACAGTCATCGAGGCGCTCCGCAAGGATGAGGTGCGTACCCCCGTGCTGGTGCTGAGTGCACTCGGCGCAGTGGATGATCGTGTACGCGGCTTGCGGATGGGTGGCGACGATTATCTTACCAAACCATTTGCGCTGGTTGAGCTTGTCGCCCGGGTAGAAGCGTTGTTGCGCCGGCCGGCAGAATCGCGCGAGACGACGCTGCGGGCAGGGCCGCTGGAGCTGGATCTGATCGAGCGCACGGCCAAACGCGGCGACCGCGTGATTGATCTCTTGCCGCGTGAGTTTCGCCTGCTCGAATACATGATGCAACGTCGCGATCAGCTGCTGACGCGAGCCATGCTTCTGGAGGAGGTCTGGAACTACAAATTCGTTCCGGCGACGAACCTGGTGGACGTACATATGGGGCGGCTGCGTCACAAGGTGGACGGACCGGGCGACGTTCCCATGATTCATAATGTTCGCGGTGCCGGCTTCATCCTTCGCACCGGACCATAG